The proteins below are encoded in one region of Candidatus Moraniibacteriota bacterium:
- a CDS encoding NUDIX hydrolase, which produces MKYGVQDWEEVSREEVFKKFGRGIEKRVYRLPQGNEAEFYLKTGHSSICCLALTKENQVILAKQFRPGPSKILLEIPGGGMNDHESKEDAIARELLEETGYKGNIQFVVEVLPDAYSTYTKNFFVATECEKITESKLEDNGEEVEVVLMNLTDFRTHIRTGKMTDVEGAYLCLDYLQLL; this is translated from the coding sequence ATGAAATATGGCGTACAAGATTGGGAAGAAGTTTCTCGTGAAGAGGTATTTAAGAAATTTGGTCGTGGAATAGAAAAGAGAGTATATCGGTTGCCTCAGGGAAATGAAGCAGAGTTTTATCTCAAAACGGGTCACTCAAGTATTTGTTGTTTGGCACTAACAAAAGAGAATCAAGTTATTCTTGCTAAACAGTTCCGACCAGGACCGAGTAAAATTCTTCTCGAAATACCTGGAGGAGGAATGAACGATCATGAATCAAAAGAAGATGCAATCGCACGAGAATTGCTCGAAGAGACAGGGTATAAAGGAAACATTCAGTTTGTTGTTGAAGTTCTTCCTGATGCGTATTCTACTTATACGAAAAATTTCTTCGTTGCGACGGAATGTGAAAAAATTACTGAATCAAAACTTGAGGACAACGGAGAAGAGGTCGAAGTAGTTTTGATGAATCTGACAGACTTTCGCACCCATATTCGTACAGGGAAAATGACAGATGTTGAAGGAGCTTATCTTTGTCTGGATTATCTACAACTTCTATAA